One genomic window of Opisthocomus hoazin isolate bOpiHoa1 chromosome 16, bOpiHoa1.hap1, whole genome shotgun sequence includes the following:
- the ICMT gene encoding protein-S-isoprenylcysteine O-methyltransferase yields MMAAAAAAAPRRGRLGREARASLAAFLLGASVAALPAALGSPPGLLAAPGLRGRLALALHVAGVNAALLLLYPRPLYKIAVRACFLGFAFGCGLLLSAGRSAWRHFGWYMCSLSLFHYSEYLVTAINNPRSLSLDSFLLNHSFEYNLAALSSWVEFTLEKLLFPELKQITWLSTVGLLMVIFGDCLRKAAMLTAGSNFNHIVQNEKSDTHTLVTSGVYGWFRHPSYVGWFYWSIGTQVLLCNPICVVGYALASWRFFRERIEEEEITLIHFFGEEYLEYKRKVPSGLPFIKGVKVEL; encoded by the exons atgatggcggcggcggcggcggcggctccgcggcgggggcggctgggCCGGGAGGCCCGCGCCAGCCTGGCCGccttcctgctgggcgcctcggtggcggcgctgccggcagcgctgggctccccgCCGGGGCTGCTCGCCGCTCCCGGCCTGCGCGGCCGCCTGGCCCTCGCCCTGCACGTGGCGGGCGTCAACgcggcgctgctgctgctctacCCGCGGCCGCTCTACAag ATCGCCGTCCGGGCCTGCTTCCTGGGCTTCGCCTTTGGCTGCGGGCTGCTGCTGAGCGCCGGCCGCTCCGCCTGGCGACACTTCGGCTG GTACATGTGCTCCCTCTCGCTCTTCCACTACTCGGAGTACCTGGTGACGGCCATCAACAACCCGCGCAGCCTCTCGCTGGACTCCTTCCTGCTCAACCACAGCTTTGAGTACAACCTGGCCGCCCTCTCCTCCTGGGTGGAGTTCACGCTGGAGAAGCTCCTCTTCCCAG AGCTGAAGCAGATCACCTGGCTGAGTACTGTAGGGTTGTTGATGGTGATCTTTGGGGACTGTCTGAGGAAAGCGGCCATGCTCACAGCTGGCTCCAACTTCAACCATATTGTTCAGAATGAGAAATCGGATACTCATACTTTGGTGACAAGTGGGGTGTATGGGTGGTTCCGGCACCCGTCTTACGTGGGATGGTTTTACTGGAGTATTGGAACACAG GTGCTGCTCTGCAATCCCATCTGCGTGGTGGGCTACGCGCTGGCGTCCTGGCGCTTCTTCAGGGAGCGGATCGAGGAGGAGGAGATCACGCTCATTCACTTCTTTGGGGAGGAGTACCTGGAGTACAAAAGGAAGGTGCCGTCGGGTCTCCCTTTTATTAAAGGAGTCAAAGTGGAACTGTAA
- the ACOT7 gene encoding cytosolic acyl coenzyme A thioester hydrolase isoform X1: MSERGAVGPGPAAIQVSRIMRPDDANIAGNVHGGTILKMIEEAGAIISTRHCNSQAGEPCVAALARVERTDFLSPMCIGEVANVSAEITYTSRHSVEVQVNVMSENILTGAKKVTNKATLWYVPLSLKNVNKVLEVPPIQYVRKEQEDEGKKRYEEQKLDRLETKQRNGDMIFPVINPDRQTKEPHTVGYSQSSLIHLVGPSDCTLLGFVHGGVTMKLMDEVAGIVAARHCKTNIVTASVDAINFHEKIKKGSVITISGRMTFTSNKSMEIEVFVDADPFVDETRERYRAVSAFFTYVSLSKEGKPLPVPQLLTETEEEKRRFEEGKGRYLQTKAKRQAQMQQAARP, from the exons ATGTCGGAGCGGGGGGCCgtgggcccgggcccggccgccatCCAGGTCTCCAG GATCATGCGCCCGGACGACGCCAACATCGCAGGGAATGTCCACGGGGGAACCATCCTGAAGATGATCGAGGAGGCGGGAGCCATCATCAGCACCCGCCACTGCAACTCCCAGGCCGGG GAGCCCTGCGTGGCCGCGCTGGCGCGGGTGGAGCGGACGGACTTCCTCTCCCCGATGTGCATCGGCGAGGTGGCCAACGTCAGCGCCGAGATCACCTACACCTCCCGGCACTCCGTGGAGGTCCAGGTCAACGTCATGTCCGAAAACATTCTAACAG gGGCGAAGAAGGTGACGAACAAGGCGACGCTGTGGTACGTGCCGCTGTCCCTCAAGAACGTGAACAAGGTCCTTGAGGTTCCCCCCATCCAG TACGTGAGAAAGGAGCAGGAGGATGAGGGGAAGAAGCGTTATGAGGAGCAAAAGCTGGATCGGCTGGAAACTAAGCAGAGAAACGGCGACATGATCTTCCCCGTCATCAACCCAG ACAGGCAGACGAAAG AGCCGCACACCGTCGGCTACAGCCAGTCCAGCCTGATCCACCTCGTGGGACCGTCGGACTGCACGCTGCTGGGCTTCGTGCATGGAG GCGTCACCATGAAGCTGATGGATGAGGTCGCTGGGATTGTGGCCGCCCGCCACTGCAAGACCAACATCGTCACCGCCTCGGTGGATGCCATCAACTTCCACGAGAAGATCAAAAAAG GCAGCGTCATCACCATTTCGGGGCGCATGACCTTCACGAGCAATAAATCCATGGAAATCGAAGTCTTTGTGGATGCCGACCCGTTTGTGGATGAGACTCGGGAGCGGTACCGTGCCGTCAGCGCCTTCTTCACCTACGTCTCCCTGAGCAAGGAGGGGAAGCCCCTGCCTGTCCCGCAGCTGCTG ACGGAGACGGAGGAGGAGAAGCGGCGCTTCGAGGAAGGCAAGGGCCGGTACCTGCAGACCAAAGCCAAGAGGCAGGCGCAGATGCAGCAGGCTGCCCGGCCCTGA
- the ACOT7 gene encoding cytosolic acyl coenzyme A thioester hydrolase isoform X2, translating into MSERGAVGPGPAAIQVSRIMRPDDANIAGNVHGGTILKMIEEAGAIISTRHCNSQAGEPCVAALARVERTDFLSPMCIGEVANVSAEITYTSRHSVEVQVNVMSENILTGAKKVTNKATLWYVPLSLKNVNKVLEVPPIQYVRKEQEDEGKKRYEEQKLDRLETKQRNGDMIFPVINPEPHTVGYSQSSLIHLVGPSDCTLLGFVHGGVTMKLMDEVAGIVAARHCKTNIVTASVDAINFHEKIKKGSVITISGRMTFTSNKSMEIEVFVDADPFVDETRERYRAVSAFFTYVSLSKEGKPLPVPQLLTETEEEKRRFEEGKGRYLQTKAKRQAQMQQAARP; encoded by the exons ATGTCGGAGCGGGGGGCCgtgggcccgggcccggccgccatCCAGGTCTCCAG GATCATGCGCCCGGACGACGCCAACATCGCAGGGAATGTCCACGGGGGAACCATCCTGAAGATGATCGAGGAGGCGGGAGCCATCATCAGCACCCGCCACTGCAACTCCCAGGCCGGG GAGCCCTGCGTGGCCGCGCTGGCGCGGGTGGAGCGGACGGACTTCCTCTCCCCGATGTGCATCGGCGAGGTGGCCAACGTCAGCGCCGAGATCACCTACACCTCCCGGCACTCCGTGGAGGTCCAGGTCAACGTCATGTCCGAAAACATTCTAACAG gGGCGAAGAAGGTGACGAACAAGGCGACGCTGTGGTACGTGCCGCTGTCCCTCAAGAACGTGAACAAGGTCCTTGAGGTTCCCCCCATCCAG TACGTGAGAAAGGAGCAGGAGGATGAGGGGAAGAAGCGTTATGAGGAGCAAAAGCTGGATCGGCTGGAAACTAAGCAGAGAAACGGCGACATGATCTTCCCCGTCATCAACCCAG AGCCGCACACCGTCGGCTACAGCCAGTCCAGCCTGATCCACCTCGTGGGACCGTCGGACTGCACGCTGCTGGGCTTCGTGCATGGAG GCGTCACCATGAAGCTGATGGATGAGGTCGCTGGGATTGTGGCCGCCCGCCACTGCAAGACCAACATCGTCACCGCCTCGGTGGATGCCATCAACTTCCACGAGAAGATCAAAAAAG GCAGCGTCATCACCATTTCGGGGCGCATGACCTTCACGAGCAATAAATCCATGGAAATCGAAGTCTTTGTGGATGCCGACCCGTTTGTGGATGAGACTCGGGAGCGGTACCGTGCCGTCAGCGCCTTCTTCACCTACGTCTCCCTGAGCAAGGAGGGGAAGCCCCTGCCTGTCCCGCAGCTGCTG ACGGAGACGGAGGAGGAGAAGCGGCGCTTCGAGGAAGGCAAGGGCCGGTACCTGCAGACCAAAGCCAAGAGGCAGGCGCAGATGCAGCAGGCTGCCCGGCCCTGA